Proteins encoded within one genomic window of Candidatus Ancaeobacter aquaticus:
- a CDS encoding response regulator encodes MIKNILIIDDEVDLCEMVKKNLEAVGEFHVRICTDSRKWKKCVNKQVPDVILIDVIMPYLTGPEIVKELEKDILTKSVPIIYFTGVGVSAEECNGHIYLEKPVKIKDLVRVINNV; translated from the coding sequence ATGATAAAGAACATACTTATAATCGATGATGAAGTTGATCTATGTGAAATGGTCAAAAAGAATCTTGAAGCAGTAGGCGAGTTTCATGTTCGTATATGTACAGACAGTAGAAAATGGAAAAAATGTGTCAATAAGCAAGTCCCAGATGTTATATTGATCGATGTTATAATGCCATATCTTACTGGACCAGAAATAGTCAAAGAACTAGAGAAGGATATCCTGACAAAAAGCGTACCCATTATTTATTTTACCGGGGTAGGAGTGAGCGCTGAAGAATGTAATGGGCACATATACTTAGAAAAACCGGTAAAAATAAAGGATCTTGTTAGGGTAATAAATAATGTATAA
- a CDS encoding PAS domain S-box protein — MGKKKNEDSFSQNTFPNIVDLIGFPVYIIDKNYRVVYVNKSLIKIIKGYGLRENKPVGKKLYELFSFITPKIRQEYRTVFTSGKKIISEDVLTIGKRTTIIEVEKIPYFSGSKVSHIITTLNDLSNIRSSEEELKQSEEKYRNVVDNIGLGVAVISPDMEILTLNKQMKKWFPDIDPAKKPVCYKSFNKPPSKHICSYCPTHKTLKDGKRHEAVSSTPDGDSITHYRVVSTPIRNNLGQIVAAIEMVEDVTEKRNAENTLRKSEERYHVLVETANSIILKMDRKGRVIFWNKFSEKFFGFKAKEIMGKSVLGTIVPKKETGGIDLAGLITDICNNPKKYNNHLNENIKKNGERVWVSWTNQPADVVEGEFTTILCVGNDITNSKRVEKRLQLFRDLVDNSNDACYVIDPTTSRILDVNNEACRCLEYAPEKLKELRVIDIDAVVYKMHMWRKHVSDLRRKKKMVLESMHRKSDGVSFPVEINVKYVMIAKKEYVFAIVRDITERKKAEEKLKEAYVQLKETQNILVQTEKLAALGRFSTGIAHEIKNPLGIILGAIEYLDMKMPKSNKDLRATLAKAEEATLRANGILHDLLQFARPTELKAQRINPEELVERTLSLFRCRVSFKNIQVLTRYERGAHMIKVDKNQIQQVLLNIFINAADSMQRGGKIRIHTYLVYNCVYIKGKNAFVIEVRDTGEGISKENMKRLYEPFFTTKRDRSGTGLGLPISKKLVSKYNGELVIESEACKGTTVKIIFPLIKRNR; from the coding sequence ATGGGAAAAAAGAAAAATGAAGACTCTTTTTCACAGAACACTTTCCCGAACATAGTCGATCTCATAGGTTTTCCAGTCTATATTATTGATAAAAATTATCGTGTTGTATATGTCAACAAATCCCTTATAAAAATTATCAAAGGCTATGGCCTGCGAGAAAATAAGCCTGTTGGGAAAAAACTATACGAACTGTTTTCTTTTATTACTCCGAAGATACGCCAAGAATATCGTACGGTGTTTACATCCGGTAAGAAAATTATTTCAGAAGACGTTTTAACTATCGGGAAAAGAACAACGATTATAGAGGTAGAGAAGATTCCATATTTCTCAGGATCTAAGGTATCACATATAATAACGACCCTTAACGATTTAAGCAATATAAGGTCTTCAGAGGAAGAGTTAAAACAGTCTGAAGAGAAATACAGAAATGTTGTTGATAACATCGGGTTAGGTGTCGCTGTTATCAGTCCTGACATGGAGATCCTAACTCTTAACAAGCAAATGAAAAAGTGGTTTCCCGATATTGATCCGGCAAAAAAACCTGTGTGCTATAAATCTTTTAACAAACCGCCATCAAAACATATTTGCAGCTATTGTCCCACACATAAAACCTTAAAAGACGGAAAGCGTCATGAGGCAGTTTCTTCAACACCAGACGGCGATAGTATTACGCATTATCGGGTAGTGTCAACGCCCATACGGAACAATCTAGGGCAAATTGTTGCAGCGATTGAGATGGTTGAGGACGTTACGGAAAAAAGAAATGCTGAAAACACATTAAGAAAGAGCGAGGAACGATATCATGTGCTTGTGGAAACTGCAAACAGTATCATTCTCAAAATGGATAGAAAAGGCCGTGTTATATTCTGGAACAAGTTTTCAGAAAAATTCTTTGGCTTTAAGGCAAAGGAAATAATGGGTAAATCTGTTCTGGGAACTATAGTCCCCAAGAAAGAGACAGGAGGCATAGACCTTGCGGGGCTCATTACAGATATTTGTAATAATCCTAAAAAGTACAATAATCACTTAAATGAGAATATAAAGAAAAACGGTGAGCGTGTTTGGGTGTCATGGACCAATCAGCCTGCTGATGTTGTTGAGGGTGAATTTACCACCATATTATGCGTGGGGAATGATATAACCAATAGCAAGAGAGTTGAAAAGCGATTGCAGTTGTTTCGTGATCTGGTTGATAATTCGAACGATGCCTGTTATGTGATCGATCCTACAACAAGTAGGATTCTTGATGTAAACAATGAAGCATGCCGATGTCTTGAGTATGCCCCTGAAAAACTTAAAGAACTCAGGGTAATTGATATAGATGCTGTTGTTTATAAGATGCATATGTGGAGAAAGCACGTAAGCGATTTGCGAAGAAAGAAAAAAATGGTATTGGAAAGTATGCACAGAAAAAGTGATGGCGTATCTTTTCCGGTTGAAATAAATGTTAAGTATGTGATGATTGCAAAAAAGGAATATGTTTTTGCTATTGTGCGTGATATTACTGAACGCAAGAAAGCAGAAGAAAAATTAAAAGAGGCGTACGTACAGCTCAAAGAAACACAAAACATACTGGTGCAAACCGAGAAACTTGCTGCTTTGGGGCGGTTTTCGACCGGTATTGCTCATGAGATAAAAAATCCGCTGGGGATCATCTTAGGCGCGATCGAATATCTTGATATGAAAATGCCAAAATCTAATAAAGATTTGAGAGCTACGCTTGCAAAAGCTGAAGAGGCGACGTTACGAGCAAACGGTATTTTACATGATTTGCTGCAGTTTGCACGACCGACAGAACTAAAAGCTCAAAGAATCAATCCTGAAGAACTTGTAGAGCGGACACTATCACTATTTCGATGTAGAGTATCTTTTAAAAATATACAAGTACTTACCCGCTATGAGCGAGGGGCCCATATGATAAAAGTCGACAAGAATCAGATACAACAGGTACTCTTGAACATTTTTATTAACGCTGCTGATTCGATGCAACGGGGAGGAAAAATAAGGATACATACATATTTAGTATATAATTGTGTTTATATAAAAGGAAAAAATGCGTTTGTTATTGAAGTTAGAGATACCGGAGAAGGGATATCTAAAGAAAATATGAAGAGGCTATATGAGCCATTTTTTACTACAAAAAGGGATAGAAGCGGAACAGGACTTGGTCTGCCGATATCGAAAAAGCTCGTAAGCAAGTATAATGGTGAATTAGTGATTGAAAGCGAAGCGTGCAAAGGAACTACCGTAAAAATAATATTTCCGCTTATTAAGAGGAATCGATAA
- a CDS encoding nitroreductase family protein → MNCIEIIKKRRSVRKYSGVPVTREEIESIIEAARYAPTARGVQPWEFIVVTNTDILKKIAEIAEYGKFIAQAKACIAVYCRDTKYYLEDGCAATENILVAAASLGIGSCWVAGDKKPYTSEISVLLKVPSEYKLISLISLGRPSKDFDLSVAKKRALKDVIHWEWFNTA, encoded by the coding sequence ATGAACTGTATTGAAATAATAAAAAAAAGAAGAAGCGTGCGGAAATATAGCGGTGTGCCCGTTACACGTGAAGAAATAGAGAGCATAATAGAAGCTGCTAGATATGCGCCTACCGCACGTGGGGTTCAGCCCTGGGAGTTTATCGTTGTTACTAACACGGATATTCTCAAGAAGATTGCTGAGATAGCTGAATATGGGAAGTTTATCGCGCAAGCAAAAGCATGTATTGCAGTTTATTGCCGCGATACAAAATATTATCTGGAGGATGGATGTGCTGCGACAGAAAATATTCTTGTGGCGGCAGCATCTCTTGGTATTGGATCATGTTGGGTTGCCGGAGATAAGAAACCATACACAAGCGAAATAAGTGTTCTTTTAAAAGTGCCTTCAGAATATAAATTAATTAGCCTTATTTCACTAGGTAGGCCAAGTAAAGATTTTGATCTTTCTGTTGCCAAAAAAAGAGCTCTTAAAGATGTGATTCATTGGGAGTGGTTTAACACTGCTTAA